A single region of the Pan troglodytes isolate AG18354 chromosome 22, NHGRI_mPanTro3-v2.0_pri, whole genome shotgun sequence genome encodes:
- the LOC112206638 gene encoding keratin-associated protein 19-8 has protein sequence MSYYRSYYGGLGYGYGGFGGWGYGYGCGYGSFRRLGYGCGYGGYGFSCCRPLYYGGYGFSTFY, from the coding sequence ATGAGCTACTACAGAAGCTATTATGGAGGCCTGGGCTATGGCTATGGAGGCTTTGGTGGCTGGGGCTATGGCTATGGCTGCGGCTATGGCAGCTTCCGCAGGTTGGGCTATGGCTGTGGCTACGGAGGCTATGGATTCAGCTGCTGCCGACCATTATACTACGGAGGATATGGATTCTCTACCTTCTACTGA